The Saxibacter everestensis genome has a window encoding:
- a CDS encoding LysR family transcriptional regulator, giving the protein MQIDPRRLSFLLAVARHGGILAAAEALFVTPSAVSQQITRLEREQGVELLDRGPRGVELTASGRVLVEAAENIERELADARRLLAESEGTLTGNVVIGAFQTVIVSILAPMLPELADHLPGIDIDIREIASERLPRSLRAGEANLVILERDLEADEPAPANTREVPLLDEPWRLVVPADSIADVGLPELERLPWLGIAPGGASARAVERVKANLKLSTSTVHSYFDFGSALALVAAGHGVTLLPALAVQGYLPEGVAVIDLPGLGSRRLVVRHRATKREPSAATTAVIEAIVKSVEAMDLSRH; this is encoded by the coding sequence GTGCAGATTGACCCGCGAAGGCTCTCGTTCCTACTCGCCGTCGCTCGGCACGGTGGCATCCTTGCCGCCGCCGAGGCGCTCTTCGTGACACCCTCGGCGGTGTCCCAGCAGATCACCCGGCTCGAACGGGAACAAGGCGTCGAGCTGCTGGATCGGGGTCCGCGTGGAGTCGAGCTGACCGCATCCGGACGGGTTCTGGTCGAGGCGGCCGAGAATATCGAGCGCGAGCTCGCCGACGCCAGGCGGCTGCTGGCCGAAAGCGAGGGCACTCTCACCGGAAACGTGGTGATCGGCGCTTTCCAGACGGTCATCGTGAGCATACTGGCCCCGATGCTTCCGGAACTGGCCGATCACCTGCCGGGGATCGATATCGACATCCGCGAGATCGCCTCCGAACGGTTGCCGCGCAGTCTCCGCGCAGGGGAGGCCAACCTGGTCATCCTGGAACGTGACCTCGAGGCGGATGAACCGGCGCCGGCAAACACCCGGGAGGTGCCGTTACTCGACGAACCGTGGCGGCTCGTCGTGCCGGCCGACTCAATCGCAGATGTCGGACTGCCCGAGCTGGAGAGGCTGCCCTGGCTCGGCATCGCTCCGGGTGGCGCGTCGGCCCGGGCGGTTGAACGGGTCAAGGCAAATCTCAAGCTGTCGACTTCCACGGTGCACAGCTATTTTGACTTCGGCTCAGCATTGGCGCTCGTGGCGGCCGGTCATGGCGTGACATTGCTCCCCGCCCTCGCGGTGCAGGGGTACCTTCCGGAGGGGGTCGCCGTAATCGATCTGCCTGGCCTGGGCAGCAGACGGTTGGTTGTGCGTCATCGGGCGACCAAGCGCGAGCCGTCGGCGGCCACGACGGCAGTGATCGAGGCGATCGTCAAGAGCGTCGAGGCAATGGACCTCAGCCGCCACTAG
- a CDS encoding MMPL family transporter: MFDNRPRHDWAPPRWLRVVLPAALLLIWLVAASFGGPTFGKLSSVSSNDQATFLPASAESTEVRDWQQRFTSSDAIPAVVVIESETAIPRSELASYAQLAEKLGAVAGVRAPGPQAETAVAGPIPSDDGLAIQFIVPIDDTDEVDTVVAGLRSVLAANLAKSSNGYVTGPAGLTADLVSAFGGIDGLLLLVATSAVFLILLLVYRSVVLPFLVLLTSMFALAAAILLVYSFADWGWITLSGQSQGILSILVIGAATDYSLLLVARYRESLEHVESKWAAVARAWRAAVEPIAASGATVILALLCLLFSDLNSNKSLGPIAAIGIVFALLATLTLLPMLLVLFGRIAFWPFRPKYGAHSHSHRREQDISGLEGIRGLWRRVGTLISRRPRATWLASVVILGACGLGLPQLNANGVSQTDVILAQSEAVDGQKVLGRHFPEGSGSPVVIIAAASKAEATLSAVGNTPGVSSATLYAGDAAPQQPGEPGEPGEPGEPGEPGEPNPEQPAEPVTEGGKVLINAVLDSEADSQTAEDVVSTLRRTLPQQDPGVLVGGVTAIALDTNTTAQSDLLKIIPIVLAVILLILMLLLRSILAPVLLILSVVLSYAASLGIAALVFNHIFDFPGADAAVPLFGFVFLVALGVDYNIFLMTRVREEAMQIGTRAGLLRGLGLTGSVITSAGIVLAATFAALAVIPILFLAQIAFIVSFGVLLDTIIVRSLLVPALGYDIGRAIWWPSRLPQG, from the coding sequence ATGTTCGATAACCGACCACGTCACGACTGGGCGCCACCCCGCTGGCTGCGTGTCGTCCTGCCTGCCGCACTGCTCCTGATCTGGCTGGTGGCGGCGAGTTTCGGCGGACCGACGTTCGGCAAACTCTCGTCCGTCTCAAGTAACGACCAGGCGACTTTCCTCCCGGCCAGCGCCGAGTCCACCGAGGTGCGCGACTGGCAACAGCGGTTCACCAGCTCCGACGCTATCCCTGCGGTGGTAGTTATTGAATCCGAGACGGCCATCCCTCGAAGCGAGCTGGCTTCCTACGCCCAGCTCGCAGAGAAGCTCGGCGCCGTCGCCGGCGTGCGGGCACCGGGTCCGCAAGCCGAGACCGCCGTCGCAGGTCCGATCCCCTCCGACGATGGCCTGGCAATCCAGTTCATTGTGCCCATCGATGACACCGACGAGGTGGATACAGTGGTCGCCGGGCTGCGATCCGTTCTGGCCGCCAATCTCGCCAAGTCCTCCAACGGATACGTCACCGGCCCGGCGGGGCTGACCGCCGACCTGGTCAGCGCGTTCGGCGGCATCGACGGCCTGCTTCTGCTCGTCGCGACATCGGCGGTGTTCCTCATCCTGCTGCTGGTCTACCGCTCGGTCGTTTTGCCGTTCCTGGTGTTGCTGACGTCGATGTTCGCGCTTGCTGCCGCGATTCTGCTGGTCTATTCCTTCGCCGACTGGGGCTGGATCACCCTCAGCGGACAGAGCCAGGGCATACTCTCGATTCTGGTGATCGGCGCCGCGACCGACTATTCGCTGCTCCTGGTCGCGCGCTACCGGGAATCGCTCGAACACGTCGAATCGAAGTGGGCCGCGGTTGCCCGGGCCTGGCGTGCGGCCGTCGAACCTATCGCCGCATCCGGCGCCACCGTGATCCTCGCCCTGTTGTGCCTGTTGTTCTCCGACCTGAACTCGAACAAGAGCCTTGGCCCGATCGCGGCGATCGGCATCGTCTTCGCGCTGCTGGCAACACTGACCCTGTTACCGATGCTGCTGGTACTCTTCGGCCGGATAGCTTTCTGGCCGTTCCGGCCGAAGTACGGAGCCCACTCGCACTCGCATCGTCGCGAACAGGACATTAGCGGGCTGGAGGGAATCCGCGGACTGTGGCGACGAGTCGGAACGCTGATTTCCCGCCGGCCGCGCGCAACCTGGCTGGCATCGGTTGTCATCCTTGGCGCATGCGGCCTGGGTCTGCCCCAGCTGAACGCGAACGGAGTTTCACAGACCGACGTCATTCTCGCCCAATCCGAGGCTGTCGATGGTCAGAAGGTGCTCGGCAGGCACTTCCCGGAAGGCTCCGGCAGCCCGGTGGTGATCATCGCCGCTGCCTCGAAGGCGGAAGCCACGCTGAGCGCGGTCGGCAACACGCCCGGCGTCAGCTCCGCGACGCTGTACGCCGGCGACGCCGCGCCGCAGCAGCCCGGGGAGCCCGGGGAGCCCGGGGAGCCCGGGGAGCCCGGGGAGCCCGGGGAGCCGAACCCAGAACAGCCGGCCGAACCGGTAACCGAAGGCGGGAAGGTACTGATCAATGCGGTGCTGGACTCCGAGGCGGATTCCCAGACCGCCGAGGATGTGGTCAGCACGCTGCGCCGCACGCTGCCGCAGCAGGATCCCGGCGTGCTGGTGGGCGGGGTCACCGCGATCGCGCTGGACACCAACACCACGGCGCAAAGCGATCTGTTGAAGATCATCCCCATTGTGCTGGCGGTGATCCTGTTGATCCTGATGTTGCTGCTGCGTTCGATCCTCGCTCCGGTGCTGCTGATCCTCAGCGTGGTGCTCTCCTACGCCGCCTCGCTTGGCATCGCGGCGCTCGTTTTCAACCACATTTTCGACTTCCCGGGAGCAGATGCCGCAGTTCCGCTCTTTGGATTCGTGTTCCTGGTCGCGCTCGGTGTCGACTACAACATCTTCCTGATGACCCGGGTACGCGAAGAAGCAATGCAGATCGGCACGCGGGCCGGGCTGCTCCGCGGACTGGGACTGACCGGAAGCGTGATCACCTCGGCAGGAATCGTGCTGGCCGCAACGTTCGCGGCGCTCGCGGTGATTCCGATTCTGTTCCTGGCGCAGATCGCGTTCATCGTCTCATTCGGGGTGCTGCTGGACACGATCATCGTCCGGTCCCTCCTGGTTCCAGCGCTCGGCTACGACATCGGCCGGGCGATCTGGTGGCCGTCGAGGCTGCCGCAAGGCTAG
- a CDS encoding CBU_0592 family membrane protein, whose amino-acid sequence MDISMLLSGFGWLGALCTVSGYALLSNGRIGPNSPLFQGLNIGGSILLCCSAAISQAWPSAAVNGLWILIGVQAWLMLVRRAKKAAADKSSAGTADIAPTLVLPIIPEPVAPGPTASSAAGAWFAADPEPQESLAA is encoded by the coding sequence GTGGATATTTCCATGCTGCTTTCCGGCTTCGGCTGGCTCGGTGCGCTGTGCACCGTCAGCGGTTACGCGCTCCTGAGCAACGGCCGGATCGGCCCCAATTCGCCCCTCTTTCAGGGTCTCAATATCGGCGGCTCGATCCTACTGTGTTGCAGCGCCGCGATCAGTCAGGCCTGGCCGTCGGCCGCCGTGAACGGACTCTGGATACTGATCGGCGTGCAGGCATGGCTGATGCTGGTCCGGCGCGCAAAGAAGGCTGCTGCGGATAAGAGTTCGGCCGGCACGGCGGATATTGCCCCGACACTTGTGCTCCCGATCATTCCCGAGCCGGTGGCACCGGGTCCGACCGCTAGTTCCGCGGCCGGGGCCTGGTTCGCGGCCGATCCTGAGCCACAGGAATCGTTGGCCGCGTAG